The Vitis vinifera cultivar Pinot Noir 40024 chromosome 1, ASM3070453v1 DNA segment AGAACCTCAGTTCTTGTACGAAGTTGCAGCTATTAGGCTGGAATGGAAGAAGAAATTACCAATCTCCCTGATGTTCACGACCCGTATATGGACCTTACGTTAACCATAACTGGCTGCAGTTAAGAAACATGCTTAGTTTCTAATGACTCAGTTTGGCAGAGACAATATATGACCAAATGGGGACCATAGGGAGAAAAGGGGAATATTCCTATCAAATGGATACAGCAAGAACCTTATCCAAATTGCAGACAAAATGTAGAAGCCAAATTGAAAGTATTCAACACTAGCTCATTGTCTTCACCCTTTGTCATATATCCATTCTCACCTAGGTCCACAATTCAATGGCACCCATCTTGTGTACTCCAACAAGCCAGTTATCTTCGGAATCAAATGCAGCACAGACCCTTCATCTGCTTCAAAGATGTTCAAATATGGAGGAACTAAGGCAGATCCATGGCCAGATGTTGAAAACAGGCCTTATTCTTGATGAAATCCCAGCCAGCAAGCTCCTAGCTTTCTGTGCTTCACCGAATTCCGGGAGTTTAGCCtacgcccggacagtttttgacAGGATATTCAGACCCAATACTTTCATGTGGAATACCATGATAAGAGGATACTCAAACAGCAAAGAACCTGAAGAAGCCCTACTTCTTTACCATCACATGCTGTATCATTCTGTTCCACACAATGCTTACACCTTCCCTTTCCTGCTGAAAGCCTGTTCCAGTATGTCAGCCTTGGAAGAAACTCAACAAATCCATGCTCACATCATTAAAATGGGCTTTGGCTCAGAGATATACACCACAAATTCCCTGCTGAATGTTTACTCCAAATCTGGTGACATTAAATCTGCCCGTCTCCTTTTTGACCAGGTAGACCAACGAGACACTGTTTCTTGGAATTCAATGATTGACGGGTACACAAAATGTGGGGAGATTGAAATGGCCTATGAAATTTTTAACCATATGCCAGAAAGGAATATTATCTCATGGACATCAATGATTTCCGGCTGTGTTGGGGCTGGCAAGCCCAAGGAAGCTTTGAATCTATTTCACAGAATGCAGACTGCAGGTATAAAACTTGACAATGTAGCACTGGTAAGCACGCTTCAAGCATGTGCGGATCTTGGAGTGTTGGATCAAGGCAAATGGATTCATGCCTACATTAAAAAgcatgaaattgaaattgacCCAATCCTGGGTTGTGTTCTCATAGACATGTATGCTAAGTGTGGCGACTTGGAAGAAGCCATAgaagtttttagaaaaatggaggaaaaaggTGTCTCTGTATGGACAGCCATGATTTCTGGTTATGCAATTCATGGACGTGGAAGAGAAGCTCTTGAATGGTTTATGAAAATGCAGACTGCAGGAGTGGAACCAAACCAGATGACTTTCACAGGGATTTTGACTGCTTGTAGCCATGCAGGACTAGTACATGAGGCAAAATTGTTGTTTGAGAGCATGGAGAGAATTCATGGCTTCAAACCTTCGATAGAGCATTATGGGTGTATGGTTGACCTCCTGGGCCGAGCTGGGTTGTTGAAGGAAGCAGAAGAGTTAATTGAGAATATGCCTGTAAAACCAAATGCTGCCATTTGGGGGGCACTGCTCAATGCATGTCATATTCATGGAAATCTTGAGCTAGGTAAACAGATAGGGAAAATTTTGATTCAAGTGGATCCTGGCCATGGTGGCCGATACATTCACTTGGCAAGCATTCATGCAGCTGCAGGGGAATGGAACCAAGCAGCTAGAGTGAGACGACAGATGAAAGAGCAGGGAGTTTCAAAACTTCCAGGGTGCAGTGTGATCAGTGTGAATGGGACAGCTCATGAATTTTTAGCCGGGGATGAATCGCACCCGCAGATCAAAGAGATAGATCACATGTTGGAGCAGATTGTGGAGAGACTAAGAGAAGAAGGATATAAACCTAAACTAGGGGATTTGCTACTGGATCTAGAGgacaaggaaaaagaaacagCAATTCATCATCATAGTGAGAAGCTTGCAGTCACATTTGGGCTCATCAGCACTAAACCAGGGATGACAATTCGGATAGTTAAGAATCTTCGAGTTTGTGAGGACTGTCACACAGTAATAAAGCTCATCTCCAAGGTCTATGCAAGGGAAATTCTCATGCGGGATAGAACACGGTTCCACCTTTTCAAAGACGGAAATTGTACTTGTGGGGACTACTGGTGAGAGAGAGATCCATTGCATCAACCGCTCATTGTGGAATACTTGATTTAGGATTGTTGTATCAACCAAAGATATCAACTTGAAATAACATTATTAACATCATTGACTATAGGCTAgaaggtgattactactcaaaacatgctattttgtagcttgtaattagctcttttaaacaccattgagtagtaattattaccttttaacccaattagcatgttaggagcccttgcaatcgtttctaacaattgtgttaagttttggtgctttttgatagctttatgctcaccaaagcaatttaagaatgagggagagctatttatagttcagggcaaagcttttgaaagcttaaatttatgaagaaatcaagctatggagcctcataatcctttgccttaatcgttcaaagtttacaagggagaaacaatggagaagaagaaaacaggggatgaaaacaggggacacagctgcagtcttttagtgcacttttggagcacttcccgaagtccattttctgcattctatataccatttcgaagctcagaaagtcaagaatccaacggttcaaaccatatatgatttggagctgaaatgaggaagatatggacttcggaagacaactgcatcaagctgaggaacaatttcgcacaccactgtttaaggtgcgaaatcctcagtccactgtgcgaaattttcgcacacctcaaaccaacatgcgaaattggaactcagcgtgcgaaaattggatatttttgccgactctttttcttctgatatttttgtgtttaaatttccattttctccttgtattcaaccaaccatgtaattccttagctaggaagtatccaaggaagggtaaaactaccttcctatataaattctcttgtaatcactgaatatATATCTtcgtcggggagctttctccaggagaccaactattgtaaatttgttacttagtgagatacagagatctcttttactttcttttctcttctattttctattttcttgcaagccaaacaccctctgaggatgttttcccagaggatgagaggctaaacatttagtttcttggagtgaaggaagctaggtgaaaagtccagattaaaaggtggaaagtttccgtgcattgaattcaggtagttggagtccataaatggcttttaaagccaaggtttttgccttaaatcccttaggatcactttgactggccaatacatggtaagcttaaggtctctgtggatgcttattgctagatccatatcagtccattagttatcatgtacgagccagtagaaagtgattcaaggtgatagtccatagtgtcttaagtcattaatggaccttgactaccatctctaatgattttttatggattaaaacttcattgtcaaacctataccggttcgggaaataactataggttaaatccccaatgcgaggagaaaaatccggaattttccactttgcatctggaacttgaacctagcaacctttatctccgagagactttctttcttccactttttacttagttctatgtgagtttagtttaaatcaccactttcaaaacaattttaatttcttttaaatttcaagtttgtgctaaaggaaatcatcagaatcaatttctaatttagagtctatcattggtagagtgaaaacccatccctgagttcgaccctagaactgctatactacagtagctttgctacgccagtataaggtcataggttttataaatgtttttgattaaaagatccgGCTGGGGAAGTCAAGCTGAAAGAATCAGAAGGCTAGGAAAAACAGggctataattaaaaaaaatttaagaagtaAATGAAAGATGGATTACCACTACAGACTTGGAAAGCCATATCCAGCCACACTTCAGTGATGGTAAGATCCTGCATACTCTCTGAGGTGggcttcaaaagaaaatataacTTTCAAGAAGAATAAGTAGACAATATCTCATGCTATCTTAAAGAGAATAATCACCTCTTTGAAGGatagaaagaaattgaaaaatactaTCAGCCTTTAACAGATCCATTACAGAATGTCAAAGATGGATACAAGAGCCAAAAGAGTGAAATGCAAAAACAATGGGATACTAGATGAAAGCATCAAACGAGGTTTCCAATTGATGTATCTGgtatttttgatatatataatcCATGTTAGACaacaaattttcctaaaagcatAAGCTTGAAGGATTCGGGCTTACAATGTAGATCATGCACTCTAACAGAGAATCTAAGCCATTATCAAGGTACAAACCATTAGAGGTCTTAAGGTAAATGCAATCTACAAATCCAATAAAAATTGTTAATTCCCTTGTAATATTAAGATAGCAGAGAAAGCATAGATCAGTTTCTGCCACAAGAGCAAGAGACTGCTGCAAAGTCTTAGTCACAATATATGTGCATGCATACATGCAAATTGTTCATCCCTTTATATATAAACTGGAAATTAGGATTGGATAAGATAAATCTTACAAATTGTTTAATTCTGGTCCATTGATTAAATGTGAGATTCTTCAGCTTCTCAAAGTATGAACGTATTTTCCATATTAACACAAACCTTCCCTCCTCACCCTCCAATGAGTAAGTTTGATCCAGATCTTTATTTGGTGTTTTTATTTTGCAACCTTCAaatctctcactgatgcatctgtCATTGAAGCCTGAGTGTTAGGTTGTCCTGATTTTTGTAAGAACTTGTAACCCCAATCAATTTGGGTATGATTAGAAATTTGTAAGTTAGTACTGGTTACCATGAAATTATATGAAATTCCCAATTATTAGCCAAAATATAGAATCATTCAGGTATCACCTTTGAATGACCATgtatcttcattttctcatataCATCACTTTCCAAATTCATTCTCAAGTTGGccatttagaatatttttttccaattattgGGTTGTGTGGAAAATTAAGAATCTCAATCTGGTTACATCAGAAAGATTTGGATTTCACAAGCATGGTATTCTAGTACTAACACAGAAGTCTATTTGCAAGCCAGTATTAAATGAAAACAGCCTCTTTTCTGTCTCTGCGATTACTAATTCTATGGACTGTGAAGGTTGCTTTTATTTGGAATAACCTACAAACACGTAAACAAACagtaaatttgatttaaaaactgCAATCTTAGACAAAGAAATCtagaataattataaaacaagGTGATACCAAAGGTGCAAGCATATGAATATTTGCTATGTCATCTTACTGTAGGTTTTATACACCAAGTTGACTATGAATATCATGTTGCCTAGCTGAAATTTCTGTCAGAGGCAAGTAAATACCTGAATGTCCTTGCATACTGCGTGAAAGCTGGAATCACAAGTGGAACTAGTCTAAGGATCATCCTTAAGCTGTAGAGTCACAACAGTAATTCCTTCCATATTTCAGAATCAACACAACTAACCATTCATATTCCAAGCAAATCCATGCTGTAAACCACAAAAGCACTTTACACTCAAGACAACactaaaaagaaacaaaaataaaaaaaatagaaaaaaaataatgctcATGCAATTTTTagcaattttattaaagaataattGCATGATTTCTTTGTAAGACTAGAGAATTAGGtttcaatatttattaaaaGCACTCACTCAGGATCCAAGTGCAAGTAGCAGCATCACTACAAAGCATACCTAGTGGGTAATTCATTATTGTGCTGCCACTCAAAGTCCTCTAGTCGATAACTCATGAGAAATACCATTAACTCCTAAAGTATGGAGTCAAGTGGATATCTGGGGACTACCAACAGAGAAAGTAACAAGAATGGTGGGCCATACCTGCAGCATTGGGTTGGATCCAAACTGTGGAAAGAATGTGGAATTCCTCCACTATGTCAACAGAGATATAGTCAATATCCAGAAAATCCCAAGTTTTACAGTAATAGAAAGATTAAAGTACATACTCCTAGTTAAATGAAAGACAGGAATATGGGATTCATAAACACCACAAAAGGTAAAAACCTCTACAACTCCAGTTCAGAAATGGAGGAAAGAAATAGTGACgatgaaaaatcataaattataggAATGACAGCATTGGGAAAACGTGATGAGTTTGTGCTGATAAATACTGAATCAGGGCGAACAAGGAGAAAGTTCTTGCCATTTGCAGCTTTCTAACCTCTGACACAACCTccaaataaatacatcccaGTCTCACTGCAAACAATAGGTTCAACTACAACCACAAACCTTTAGACTAAATGCTACATTCTCCAAATGCTCAGAGTAATTTTACATTTGCATTCTCTATACAAATGTTTTTCATATTCCAAAGTTAATGAATCATATACTTGAGGACCTAATACCCTTTTTCATTACTACACCAACCTGTCTTTCtgatcaaaattttcttccaaaatttaattattttatgaccAATAGAAGGCAAAAGTCTATGTTCATGGGTTTCACAGGGAAAAGGACTTGAAACTTGCAAAGTGTGTTATAGCATTGGAATGATGTTTTAGCACTTATTTTATAACAAAGCAGCATGTGGTTGCATAGAATTGGGCAACTGAACAGAATTTGAAAATCTTGCTTTCACTCTATATTTGTGGATTCAAGGTCTATGGAACTTGAAATCAATTCAAAATCCATTGTGGTATAAAGCAATGATACCATGGAGTTGTGGGGCCTTCAGTTTTCAATCCAAGGCCCCAAATTCCACACAGCCAAACAAGGTCTAAGCTATTTTAGGATCTCGATAAATGACCTCTTTTTATTTTACTCAGTGACTCCAATGATGTTTCCATTTAAACTAACAACTTGCGTGTCAAAATGTTCTTTAAAAACACAATGAACAGAAACAATATTCATTAGACAAGCAAATGCCCAAAGTGAAGACAATTCCAACGAAGCAAAAGTGATTATGCACATATCGCTGATCCTACATTAAAATAAACCCGAATAAACAATCTCAATTTTGTATCACAAATCACATaaattcaaatcaaaatcaCGGTTCTAATGCTTCATTGAATACCCTTTTTGGCAATCCCAAAAAGTATTTCACAGTGAAAATTTTAATCAGCACTAAGATATGATTGCTTCAACGTTACCAAGAAATTCTTTGAGGCCATCCTGATGACAGATTCTAAAAAGGTGAAGTATCATTCctaaaaacagaaataaataaataaaccaaaaataattttttttttttgttttttttaaaaaaaaaaggcagaaGAAAGCAAACAGAACAAGGATGAAAAGTTCTTCCCTCTGGCCACTGAGAAGAAAGCAAACACAACCCTGCCTCGTCCCCTATTCTGCAACGTCGGAAAACCAGAAATTCAACCACCAGAGACAATTGTGAGATATTAGGCACAGATGAAGAAAACCCAACTGTCAAAACCATGAGAATTACCTCAAATTTATCAAGTTTCCATCAGATTCAAGACCCATCAACCAGGAAAAGCGTTAGTAAACAAACGTAGAAGAGATTTTTATGGAGGAATAAAATACCCAGAGTCCCAGTACATCATCTTTGAGCTTCAAAGGCCTCTACCCCACCCCCTCACCATTGCTCAGAAATCTCGACTTCAGACAAAGCAAAAACCACCAAACAAAgtaaaattaaccaaaaagggAAAACGTAAGGGAAGCCcagaaatgaaaattatgacAACGACAAGAACAAGACCATCCATTgaagtggtttttttttcttttctttgtatctttatttcatttttgaatcCGGTTTAGAGGGATCTTTGTTTAAACCgttaaaacaaatagaaaataacatttttatatttaaaaattaaaaataatttttacttagaAGGGAAATTACACCAAATAATCCATCTTATGAAAAAATTCACTTTCTTTTTATCATACTAGGCTTGGGTAAACAGTTAGCTAATATcgtatttctttatatttaaatttaaattttattatttgataaaaaattataaaaaaaattaatttaatctattttatGGGTtgtatttgaatatattttattttaaagcatttatatttattaaattattatgttaataggtaaaatcatatatatgttcttgaacataaaataaaataaaattttacttattatttaaaaataataatattttaaattgtaatttaatgaTGTACAATCTAGAATTAGAAGTCGACTGCGTCGATGATCCATTGTCTTTGAAAAAAGTAGCACTCAAGATTCTATCAAATAGTGGTTTTGAGTTAGATGCTACACTTTTTCCTTGTTTAGACACCTTTTTGTGGCAAAGGATTCAACTTCTTGTTGTGAGTGGTAAGAAAACTATACGTGATCAATCTTCTCATATCAATCTTCCTCAATTTGTTCTTTTGAAGTTGATTGGGTTTGAAGTCTTCACAATTAAAAGTTCTCGAGCTTTTGCATTGATGTATATAATTTCTTGTTGGATTCtatactaaaataaatttagtttatttaattgctttttacattttttgggggagaattttttttttttagtcatatATCTTAGCCAATTTTTAGACTAAGCTTTTTATCGAATCTTTTACTAGTCAATTTTTAGACTAAACTTTATAATATGCCTTTTGAATCAATAATAGTGTAATACATTTAATTTTAGCATagaattcaaagaaaattaaagaaaaaaatggaagatgCGGTCTTCTCATCAAACTTTGAAGTTATCCAACAATAACtatattagaaaattaagataaataaaaaagttaaaaatgataaatcctTCATACTTACAATTGAAAAGCATTTAGATTCTTTATGACTTTGGCTTCCTTTCATATCTCACTTGTGCTTGTCATAGGTTTTAACCTTACCTACAAACGACatgtttaaataataagtacaattaataaaattataaataaatgcaGATTAAAAATAGGAACATTTGTTCTCCTAAGTATCATTCTCAAAccataaataaatgaagttaCGACTTTCAATATGGAAACCTTTGCTTTGCTTTACACtctaatgatgatgatgacttttTGCTCATCATTCTCATAAATAATGTCAAATTATTGAagcttaaaaaaattcttaaaagaaGTTATAGAATGCTAGAAGAAGTAACACCCCATCAAAAGATGTCTctttaaaaatatctataaaatgTAGGAGTCTCCCAAGTCCTTtgcttattttccttttatttatagtCACTATGTTAGTTATATTACCACACATATCAAGGAGAACATGGGATGTTATTACAATAGAAAAGATTCAACATGTGGCTTATTTCTCTCATTTATCTATGCATTTGTTCTTAGAAGTAGATTTGGCCaacaatttgttttctttgaagAAGTTGAACTTAAAATTCTTTTGAATAGTGGTTTTGAGTTGGATACACTACACACTTTTATTAGAATCATTTTGGAATAGATTAAAGTTAGGCTTACCTATAaggattgttttatttttaaatattaaattaattttcccaATCAGAGCAACTTTTGTTAagtttaaataactaaaatacgATTGTAGACATAAGCAAAATTGATGGATTAAATTATCAGTAAATTGATCAATAAAACTATAACTCCTTGGCTTAACAAATGTGGGTTTGATAGGTTATAAGTCATACACATTGAACACGAGAGATGCaattcaaaaaataacacaacaacattggaaagcctataaaatcaagtttttaaaaaaacattcaagttaattaaagtcaaaagggaatttaaaaaaatatatattctcttGTTGATAAATTCTATAAacgaaataaataaattactaaaatcAAGGAGCTAAATTCCTTGAGTTGGACAATCAAATTTTAGAGATTTCGAATTCTATTCCCTAACTCTATTTATAAATCAAGGTGAACTTTAATGTTAGAGGATCCAAAAAGCTTTATAAGAAGCCCTCACAAATCCATGAAAGCACACCAAGTACCATGCATGTCCTCTTCACCATTCTTAAATGTCACCAAGGTCACTTGGAAACAAGCCACGCTAGGCCCTTCATTGAACTTCAACCAATGAGATATTCACATTGTCATCCCTTAGACTATGATTCAAAtgatcaaatcaaataaaaatattcatttgtaAATAGTATTATTATAGAGGAATGTACCCCATAATTATTCTAAtacaagcaatttttttttttgtatattttcttattgttttgtttatttttatgggTCTTTCAAAATTTGTGCTTACACATTTCTAGGATGTTTGGTGGGACTTCTCTGCCTCTCATGTCTTTtgttaaaaaacaagaaaaaaaaaacaaatttaatcaCAACTAAgataataacatttaaaaagaGTCAAGCTATGCATGTCAAAAAGGCAATGACAAGATTGCATTGCTCAATCAACACATAATAGATTGACCTAGTTCTTCGTTGAcctaaaatattatgtttaattACATAGTAACTCTGGCTAAGataaactagagaaagagttaCTATgactttttcaatatttcaagtATTGTTAGAAGGATTGGCATATAGAAATTGTTAAAATTAAGTCA contains these protein-coding regions:
- the LOC100266692 gene encoding pentatricopeptide repeat-containing protein At5g66520, encoding MAPILCTPTSQLSSESNAAQTLHLLQRCSNMEELRQIHGQMLKTGLILDEIPASKLLAFCASPNSGSLAYARTVFDRIFRPNTFMWNTMIRGYSNSKEPEEALLLYHHMLYHSVPHNAYTFPFLLKACSSMSALEETQQIHAHIIKMGFGSEIYTTNSLLNVYSKSGDIKSARLLFDQVDQRDTVSWNSMIDGYTKCGEIEMAYEIFNHMPERNIISWTSMISGCVGAGKPKEALNLFHRMQTAGIKLDNVALVSTLQACADLGVLDQGKWIHAYIKKHEIEIDPILGCVLIDMYAKCGDLEEAIEVFRKMEEKGVSVWTAMISGYAIHGRGREALEWFMKMQTAGVEPNQMTFTGILTACSHAGLVHEAKLLFESMERIHGFKPSIEHYGCMVDLLGRAGLLKEAEELIENMPVKPNAAIWGALLNACHIHGNLELGKQIGKILIQVDPGHGGRYIHLASIHAAAGEWNQAARVRRQMKEQGVSKLPGCSVISVNGTAHEFLAGDESHPQIKEIDHMLEQIVERLREEGYKPKLGDLLLDLEDKEKETAIHHHSEKLAVTFGLISTKPGMTIRIVKNLRVCEDCHTVIKLISKVYAREILMRDRTRFHLFKDGNCTCGDYW